A single window of Flavobacteriales bacterium DNA harbors:
- the rocD gene encoding ornithine--oxo-acid transaminase yields the protein MSTHLTSAEAMALENTYGAHNYHPIPVVLDRGEGVFVWDVEGRQYYDFLSAYSAVNQGHCHPRIISAMLEQAQKLTLTSRAFYNSSLGEYEKYVCDYFGYNKVLPVNSGVEAVETAIKLCRKWGYLRKGIPADQAKIIVCENNFHGRTITIVSASTDPDARKDFGPFTPGIEVIPYNDMNALQKALADPHVAGFLVEPIQGEAGVFVPDEGYLSKAAELCKAANVLLLADEVQTGLGRTGRMLACDYENVHPDVLILGKALSGGVYPVSAVLADDDIMMCIKPGEHGSTFGGNPVACRVAMAALQVLKDEQLTENAYALGEMLRSELRSIPSDMILEVRGKGLLNAIVIGSKNGKDAWDVCLALKENGLLAKPTHGDKIRFAPPLVMTEDQMAECIDIIRKTILAMA from the coding sequence ATGAGTACGCACCTGACCTCTGCAGAAGCAATGGCACTGGAAAATACCTACGGTGCCCATAACTATCATCCGATACCGGTTGTGTTAGACAGGGGTGAGGGTGTGTTTGTTTGGGATGTGGAAGGCCGTCAGTATTACGATTTCCTTTCCGCCTATTCCGCCGTTAACCAGGGGCACTGTCATCCGCGCATCATATCAGCTATGCTCGAACAGGCGCAGAAACTGACCCTTACATCCAGGGCTTTTTACAACAGCAGCCTGGGTGAGTACGAGAAATATGTTTGTGATTATTTTGGGTACAACAAGGTGCTTCCGGTGAATTCAGGCGTGGAAGCAGTGGAAACCGCCATCAAGTTGTGCAGAAAGTGGGGCTATCTCAGGAAAGGAATTCCCGCTGACCAGGCCAAGATCATCGTATGTGAAAACAATTTCCACGGAAGAACCATCACCATCGTATCTGCTTCAACCGATCCGGATGCACGCAAAGACTTCGGCCCGTTTACGCCAGGCATCGAAGTCATCCCATACAATGATATGAATGCGCTGCAAAAAGCACTTGCCGATCCGCATGTAGCAGGTTTCCTGGTGGAACCCATCCAGGGTGAAGCCGGGGTATTCGTGCCTGATGAAGGGTATCTGTCCAAAGCCGCCGAATTATGCAAAGCGGCAAATGTGCTGCTGCTCGCCGACGAGGTGCAAACGGGATTGGGACGCACCGGTCGAATGCTTGCATGTGACTATGAAAATGTTCACCCCGATGTACTCATTCTGGGGAAAGCCCTTTCCGGTGGTGTATACCCGGTATCTGCCGTGCTGGCGGATGACGACATCATGATGTGCATCAAACCCGGTGAACATGGTTCAACGTTCGGTGGAAACCCGGTTGCTTGCAGGGTGGCCATGGCGGCGCTGCAGGTACTGAAAGATGAACAGTTAACGGAAAATGCCTATGCATTGGGAGAGATGCTGCGATCGGAACTCCGGTCCATCCCGTCAGACATGATTCTGGAAGTCCGTGGCAAAGGTCTGCTGAATGCCATCGTCATCGGTTCGAAGAACGGTAAGGATGCGTGGGATGTATGCCTGGCACTAAAGGAAAACGGCTTGCTGGCCAAACCAACACATGGCGACAAGATCCGGTTTGCACCGCCGCTTGTGATGACCGAAGACCAAATGGCCGAATGCATCGACATTATCAGGAAAACCATACTGGCCATGGCGTAA
- a CDS encoding 16S rRNA (uracil(1498)-N(3))-methyltransferase has protein sequence MADLTQLPRFYKPDLQQGEGILDGTEAHHCLHVLRMKAGDKIVLTDGLGHLAAATIVHAGKKEVQFRTGEWIHAAGPEPGIHIAIAPTKGNDRFEWFLEKATEMGVAAITPLLCQHGERARFKPDRWEKILVAAMKQCQRDYLPELHEATTFQAFLNSKLPEQTFMAHRGSEEDVPPHLADVLNGTEEAVVMIGPEGDFSQQELALATSKNIRMVSLGSRRLRTETAGLSAVATYATLSKR, from the coding sequence ATGGCAGATCTGACGCAACTCCCAAGATTTTACAAACCCGACCTGCAACAGGGCGAAGGAATACTTGATGGCACGGAAGCGCACCATTGCCTGCATGTGCTGCGCATGAAAGCAGGAGATAAAATTGTGCTAACCGATGGCCTGGGGCACCTGGCCGCTGCAACCATTGTTCATGCCGGCAAGAAGGAGGTACAATTCCGGACAGGGGAATGGATACATGCAGCCGGCCCCGAACCGGGCATACACATTGCCATTGCTCCCACGAAGGGAAACGACCGCTTCGAATGGTTTCTTGAGAAGGCAACAGAAATGGGAGTGGCTGCCATTACCCCACTGCTTTGCCAGCATGGAGAAAGGGCCCGGTTCAAACCGGATCGGTGGGAAAAGATATTGGTTGCGGCAATGAAACAATGTCAGCGTGACTACCTGCCGGAACTGCATGAAGCAACTACTTTTCAGGCTTTTCTCAACAGCAAACTACCCGAACAAACCTTCATGGCCCACAGGGGAAGTGAGGAAGATGTGCCTCCACACCTGGCGGATGTGTTGAATGGAACGGAAGAAGCCGTGGTGATGATCGGACCTGAAGGAGATTTCAGTCAGCAGGAACTTGCATTGGCGACGTCCAAAAACATCCGCATGGTTTCATTGGGTAGCAGGCGTTTGCGAACCGAAACCGCCGGCTTGTCCGCCGTCGCAACATACGCCACCTTAAGCAAGCGGTAA
- a CDS encoding NAD(P)H-dependent oxidoreductase produces the protein MRSGKNILAFAGSTSSQSINKQLVTYAAGLIRNARVHITDLNDYPLPLFSVDLEKEGYPEHAIRFAELMNSNDAYLISLAEHNGSYTAAFKNLFDWVSRIEPKVFGEKPVLLLSTSPGARGGAGVMEAARSRFPRHGGRIIGHFSLPSFNENFNPVNGLSDPYRAELEKVVGVFDEEMALPLA, from the coding sequence ATGCGTTCAGGAAAAAATATCCTTGCCTTTGCAGGCAGCACCAGCAGTCAATCCATCAACAAGCAGCTGGTAACTTATGCCGCCGGTTTGATCCGCAATGCCCGTGTACACATCACGGATCTTAATGATTACCCGCTCCCTTTGTTTTCCGTGGACCTGGAAAAGGAAGGATACCCTGAGCATGCCATCCGGTTTGCCGAACTTATGAACTCAAACGATGCCTACCTGATCTCCCTTGCCGAACACAACGGCAGCTACACGGCAGCATTTAAAAACCTGTTCGACTGGGTGTCGCGAATCGAACCAAAGGTATTCGGAGAAAAACCTGTCTTGTTGCTAAGCACATCCCCGGGAGCAAGGGGAGGTGCGGGTGTGATGGAGGCGGCGCGCTCCAGGTTTCCCAGGCATGGCGGCCGGATCATCGGACACTTCAGTCTTCCTTCCTTCAACGAGAATTTCAATCCGGTGAATGGCCTTTCCGATCCATATCGCGCAGAATTGGAAAAGGTGGTTGGCGTTTTCGATGAGGAGATGGCGTTACCGCTTGCTTAA
- a CDS encoding SLC13/DASS family transporter — MAFVAIWMAGWWITEAVNIFFTSLLPLVAFPLLGIMDMKETAPSYTNEIIFLFIGGFLIAFTLEKWNLHKRMALFLLLKIGATPSRLLLGFMTASYFLSMWIVNTATTMMLLPATMAVIGQIEDQTGKRDNKMATGFLLGLAYASSIGGTATVIGTAPNMAFMGFYNSNFPNLPAVNFTNWILFSLPVSLTFFALCFQVLRYRFLRHMKHTTISMDTCRMQYQQLGRMSYEEKSITAVFFATVLLWFFRQDIVLGSFTIPGWSGFLPVGGFIKDSTIAMIASCVLYLFPSRQRKGEGLLTWDQVQRIPFGIIFLFGGGFALANGITESGLSEWLTEHLKNLSGNWTPFQVVVTLCVFMTFFTELTSNTASTYLMLPILLSISAQFKASPLIFMVPVVLSASYAFMLPVATPPNTIVFGSERISMRDMTRTGLILNIIGVVLNVLAIFTLAKWLWQI, encoded by the coding sequence ATGGCATTTGTAGCGATTTGGATGGCGGGATGGTGGATCACTGAGGCCGTCAACATTTTTTTTACTTCCCTCCTTCCGCTGGTCGCATTCCCGCTGCTTGGCATCATGGACATGAAAGAGACCGCACCCAGCTACACCAATGAGATCATATTTCTTTTCATCGGCGGCTTCCTGATCGCTTTTACATTGGAAAAATGGAACCTGCACAAGCGCATGGCCCTGTTCCTGTTGTTGAAGATCGGCGCCACACCTTCCCGTTTGTTGCTTGGTTTCATGACGGCCAGCTACTTTCTTTCCATGTGGATCGTGAACACTGCTACCACCATGATGCTGTTGCCTGCAACCATGGCGGTGATCGGTCAGATCGAAGACCAGACAGGAAAACGTGACAACAAAATGGCGACAGGGTTTCTGCTCGGACTCGCCTATGCATCCTCCATCGGCGGCACGGCAACGGTGATCGGCACCGCGCCCAACATGGCATTCATGGGATTCTACAACTCCAACTTTCCCAACCTTCCCGCCGTTAACTTCACCAACTGGATCCTGTTCAGCCTGCCCGTATCACTCACATTTTTTGCTCTATGCTTCCAGGTGCTGCGCTACCGGTTCCTGAGACACATGAAGCACACCACCATCTCCATGGATACCTGCCGCATGCAGTATCAGCAGCTGGGCAGGATGTCGTACGAGGAGAAAAGTATAACCGCTGTCTTTTTCGCAACCGTACTGCTTTGGTTTTTCCGACAGGACATCGTTTTGGGTTCATTCACCATACCCGGATGGTCGGGATTCCTGCCGGTGGGTGGGTTCATCAAAGACAGCACCATCGCCATGATCGCTTCGTGTGTACTGTATCTCTTTCCTTCCAGGCAAAGGAAAGGAGAGGGATTGCTCACGTGGGACCAGGTGCAGCGTATACCGTTTGGCATTATCTTCCTGTTCGGTGGCGGATTCGCTTTGGCCAACGGCATCACCGAAAGCGGGTTATCGGAATGGCTGACGGAACATCTGAAAAACCTGTCGGGGAATTGGACACCTTTCCAGGTGGTTGTGACCCTTTGTGTCTTCATGACTTTCTTTACGGAACTCACTTCCAATACGGCTTCTACCTACCTGATGCTTCCCATTCTGCTGAGCATCTCAGCTCAATTCAAGGCCAGTCCGCTGATTTTCATGGTGCCCGTTGTGCTTTCCGCATCTTATGCTTTCATGCTTCCCGTTGCCACACCGCCCAACACCATCGTATTTGGCAGTGAGCGGATCTCCATGAGGGACATGACAAGAACCGGTTTGATTCTGAACATCATCGGCGTTGTTCTGAATGTATTGGCGATCTTCACACTGGCCAAATGGTTATGGCAGATCTGA